AAATTGTTTCCAGTCCGGTCATCTTCGTCACCCCGGAGCATTCGGTGGAAGAGTGCATGCGCATCATGACCGAACATCGCGTTCGTCATCTGCCGCTGCTGCAAGAGGAAAAGGTCGTCGGTGTCATTTCCATTGGCGACTTGGTGAATTGGATCATCTCCGCCCAGAGCGCGACCATCAACCAACTGGAGAGTTACATTACCGGCGGCTATCCAGGTTGAAGTCGTTTCCACTGACCTGTCCGCTACGAGCGTCACGAACAGTCCCAAACGACTCCAGTTCGCCGGTTCAACAGTTGGCCAAATCTTCACTCGGAAAAATTCGTTCGGCCGCACGAGGGGGGACCAATCATCAAACAATGTTTGACCAACCAATCGCAGAAGTGTGAAGCGGCGGAGGACCGTGACTTACTCCAACGCGTGATGGTGGAAACTGATGAAGGTCACGGCAAAACTATGCCCGCACGGAGAGTCTCAGAACCGCTGCCGACATGAACATAGAAAAGAACAAGAGCTGGCTACCGACTCGACACTGGTGGGTGCTTGTATCTGTGGTGCTTGCTTTGGCAATCGCTATCCTACTCGTGACCGCGCACTCAACCATGCCAAGTTACGCCGGTCGCTCCGCCGAGAGTTGGTTGCGCGATGTATTCGGCTCAACCACCAGTCGCAAGTCTCAAACTGCGGCCATCGCCGCGTTCAGCGAGATGGGCACGAACGGGGTTGCATTTCTCGTCGAGTCCTTGGAACGACGGGACGGTGCTCTGAGCCTTCTCTACCGTCGCCTTTTTACCAGACTTCCGCCAATGCTTCGACAGCGGCTGACCGCCCCGGTGGATACGGACAGTTTAGCTAATGCCGCCAGCTTGGTGCTGCTCAACGTACGCGACAGCGCACCAGAGCGGACCTTCCCGCGGCTTGTCCGATTATTGTCGTCGGACCATTCCCGGACGCGGTTGTATGCCGCTGGAGTGGTTCAGCATTACGCGTTGAATTATCGGCAATTCGATTTCGCCCCCTTCCGTGCGGAACTGGTGGGTGCGTTGCGCGATACCAACGATTGGATACGGATCGAGGTGGTCATTGCGCTGGACGCCCTCAACTTGAGTGGGCCTAAACTGCTTCCGGCACTCAGGGCGGCATTGACGAATTCCAATCCAACGATCCGCAATGCGGCACAGGCTACCGCTGACCGACTCGAGGCCAAGAATGCTGCGGCCACTCGATACCATGCCCCGTAACTCGAAATTACAATGGGACTTTGGTGGGTTGTTTCCGCATGGTCGATTCTTTAAATATTCAAATGTTGGTGAATGAAATCATCGGGCTTGATCGGTTGTGGCTTATAGCCCGCAGTTTTCAGCACATCGAAGTGCCTGTCTTCCGTAATCACAAAGTCGGCGTCGGCGGCGATAGCGCAGTCGCAAAATTTATTATCGTCAGGGTCAGTCGTGATGGCATTAAAACGAAACTGGGGTTCGACTTGACGGACATTGTGGTGCAATTGTGAAAGCAACTCGAGCAAGGCGAGGACATCACGCGAGCGTTGAGCGCCGGACAGTCTGGTTGTGACTTCTTCGTTTCCGAGCAGGATTTCAGTCGAGACAGCGAGTGTAAACCGGCCGTCCAACCAGGCGCGGAGGATCGGATAAAACGGCTGCCTCCGCCCGAAGATTTGGAGAAAGACGCCGGTATCCAGGCAGACCGTCATGCGTAACGGTGCTCAGCACGAAATTGTTTCACCAGTGCGGCAACGCGTCGCAGTCGTCCTTGATCAGCGTCCTTGTCAAAGGCCTCGTTAAGGCGGTCGGCCAGTTCCTCGGCCTCGACTTGCAGCAACACTTGATTGAGCAACGAAAGTTGCTGTCCGTTCATGTGCTCGATCTTTTCGTGCAACAAAGGCTTTAACTTCTCTGGCTCGACGGGCGCTGACCATGGCGCAATCTTCATGTTTTTCTTTTACCACGCCACGCGTTCGCTTGCCACTTGAATTTCCGTGTTTGCCCGCAGTTGAATTCCTGGCTAACTAAGCGTGATGGGCAAAGTGAAATCGCAATGGGACTTCGGTGAGTTGTTTCCGACGGAGGCAACGCGCAAAGTGCTCACGGTGGGCGAGCTGACGATGCAGATCAAACGCACACTGGAAAAGCAGGTCGGACAGGTGTGGGTGACGGGCGAAGTTACGAACCTGCGCGCGCAAAGTTCCGGTCACATTTATTTCACCCTCAAGGATGCCAGTGCGCAATTGAGCTGCGTGTTGTTTCGCGGCGAGGCGCAGGCCAGTCGCGACTTGTTGCAGGACGGCCAGAAGATAATTGTTCAAGGCGAGCTCACGGTTTATGAGCCGCGCGGGCAATATCAACTGCGCGTTGTGTCGGTGGAGCTACAGGGCATTGGCGCGTTGCAACTGGCGTTTGAAAAGCTGAAGCAGAAACTCCAGGCCGAGGGACTGTTCGCCCCCGAACGCAAGCGTCCTCTGCCTCGCTACCCACAGCGCATCGGCCTCGTCACGTCGCCGACGGGCGCGGCCATTCGCGACGTGCTGCATGTGATTCAACGGCGCAATCCGGCGTTGGAAATCATCCTCGCGCCGTGCCGGGTGCAGGGCGAAGGTGCGGCGGAGGAAATCGCCGCGGCGATTCGGTTGCTGAATGAATTCAATGCGGGAGTTCAAGCTTCAGCTTGTCGGGGCGATGAAGAAAAGGGGAACAAGCTGAAGCTTGAACTCCAACCAGACGGTGGAATCGACCTCCTTCTGGTCACCCGCGGCGGCGGCAGTCTGGAAGATTTGTGGGCGTCTAACGAGGAAGTCGTGGCGCGCGCGATTTTTGAATCGGCGTTGCCCGTCGTTTCGGCGGTGGGTCACGAGATTGATTTCACCATCAGCGATTTCGTGGCGGATGTCCGGGCCGCCACGCCCAGCGCCGCGGCGGAGATCATTACCGAAGGCGTGTTTGCCAGCCGCCGATTTCTGTCCGAGGTGTCCGACGGCTTGCGTCAACGAATGGAACAGCGCGTGGCGCGCGAGCGGGAATCGTTGGAGCAACTTGCCCAACGGGTGGTTCGCACTCATCCGCGTCGGCGGTTGAACGAAAAGTTGCAACAGCTCGACGATTTGCAAGGCAGTTTGTCGCGCTGCGTCAGACAGGGAACCCGCAACCAGCGCGTCGCCTGGCAAACGTTGGCGGAACGGTTGCTGCGCGTGCGTCCGGCGCTGATTCTTGGGCAGCGGCGGGAGTCGCTGCGTCAAAAGCAACGCCGATTGCACGAGCAGGGGCGTCATCGGGTGGAAGAATTGCGGAGCGGCTGGACGACGTTGGAGGCGCGGCTGCGTCTGCTTTCGCCGGAGCAGGTGTTGTCACGCGGCTACTCCATCACGATGGACGTGGCCACCGGCAAGGTTCTGCGCGCCGCCGATCAAACCAGGGCCGGACAACGGTTGAAGACGCGTTTACATTCAGGCGAGGTCATCAGTCGGGTCGAGAATTAATCGTCAGCTAATCGCCGGAGTTTTTTTGGCAAGGGACTTGACCGCGCAACTTCACCTCGGGTAGTTTCCTGCGTTTTTTTGAACCTTTAACAGAATATCCAATGGTTGATGAACGTCCATACGCCGGATGATTCAGCGGCCTTGGGTGGCCAAGAGAATTAAAATGTTAAATCGAATTTTTTGTTGCCTGATTATTTCCATTTTTGTTGGTCGGGCGCAGCAGGGCGACAAGCCCGGTGAGGTTCAAAACGCAGCCACGTTTCCCGTTCCACCGTCGCCCGCGTTGTCGCCGGAGCAGGCGTTGAAAACGTTCAAGCTCGCGCCTGGTTTCCGGATCGAGTTGGTGGCCAGTGAACCATTGGTGAGCGACCCGGTGGCGATGGAGTTTGATCCGGATGGCCGCCTTTGGGTCGTTGAGATGCGCGGCTTCATGCCGAATGTCGATGGCGTGGGCGAAGACGCGCCGGTCGGCCGGGTGGTGGTGCTGGAAGATGTTGACGGGGATGGGCGGATGGACAAGAGCACGGTGTTCCTCGACGGATTGGTCATGCCGCGGGCGATTGGGTTGGTGCGTGACGGCGTGTTGGTGGCCGAACCTCCCAAACTGTGGTTTTGTCGGGACACGAACGGCGATGGCAAGTGCGATGAAAAGATTGAGGTGGCCGGTGATTACGGCAACCGCACCAGTCCGGAGCACACGGCCAACGGACTGCTGGGCGCTTTGGATAACTGGATTTACAGTGCAAACTACACCACGCGGTTTCGAAATGTGGATGGCGAGTGGAAACGGTCGCCCACCGTGT
This window of the Verrucomicrobiota bacterium genome carries:
- the xseA gene encoding exodeoxyribonuclease VII large subunit yields the protein MGKVKSQWDFGELFPTEATRKVLTVGELTMQIKRTLEKQVGQVWVTGEVTNLRAQSSGHIYFTLKDASAQLSCVLFRGEAQASRDLLQDGQKIIVQGELTVYEPRGQYQLRVVSVELQGIGALQLAFEKLKQKLQAEGLFAPERKRPLPRYPQRIGLVTSPTGAAIRDVLHVIQRRNPALEIILAPCRVQGEGAAEEIAAAIRLLNEFNAGVQASACRGDEEKGNKLKLELQPDGGIDLLLVTRGGGSLEDLWASNEEVVARAIFESALPVVSAVGHEIDFTISDFVADVRAATPSAAAEIITEGVFASRRFLSEVSDGLRQRMEQRVARERESLEQLAQRVVRTHPRRRLNEKLQQLDDLQGSLSRCVRQGTRNQRVAWQTLAERLLRVRPALILGQRRESLRQKQRRLHEQGRHRVEELRSGWTTLEARLRLLSPEQVLSRGYSITMDVATGKVLRAADQTRAGQRLKTRLHSGEVISRVEN
- a CDS encoding putative toxin-antitoxin system toxin component, PIN family, translating into MTVCLDTGVFLQIFGRRQPFYPILRAWLDGRFTLAVSTEILLGNEEVTTRLSGAQRSRDVLALLELLSQLHHNVRQVEPQFRFNAITTDPDDNKFCDCAIAADADFVITEDRHFDVLKTAGYKPQPIKPDDFIHQHLNI